One window of the Triticum dicoccoides isolate Atlit2015 ecotype Zavitan chromosome 3B, WEW_v2.0, whole genome shotgun sequence genome contains the following:
- the LOC119281224 gene encoding uncharacterized protein LOC119281224 → MASIVLLLSELLGGAGSTSMLEASCYMGGHSLREFRPAAAATGDRAPPEPKLSTEAKDEEPSSLDLEDLSAVSRISVDVMWP, encoded by the coding sequence ATGGCTTCGATCGTGCTGCTGCTGTCGGAGCTGCTCGGCGGCGCGGGGAGCACCAGCATGCTGGAGGCCAGCTGCTACATGGGCGGCCACAGCCTGCGGGAGTTCCGGCCCGCGGCGGCGGCCACGGGCGACCGGGCGCCGCCGGAGCCGAAGCTGTCCACGGAGGCCAAGGATGAGGAGCCGTCGTCGTTGGACCTGGAGGATCTCTCCGCCGTGTCCAGGATATCGGTGGACGTGATGTGGCCCTGA
- the LOC119275802 gene encoding uncharacterized isomerase BH0283-like, which translates to MGKKAIRYAVVDAFATEPFKGNPAAVCLLHDDNAADERWMQSVATEFNLSETAFLVRDFSRPASAAPLFHLRWFTPVTEVDLCGHATLASAHFLFTAVLPEHGMIEFMTKSGILTAKKVLAPGGAGEAHGKLFIELNFPMIDFLDCNEMPSIPETLNGAPVASVHKSAADGDLIVELSSAKQVADILPNMDEIKKLSCGGIMVTGPAPAGSGYDFFTRLFCPKFGMDEDPVTGSIHCVLGPFWGRKLGKQKLTAFQASPRGGTLYLELDDANRRVKIQGETVTVMTGTLLA; encoded by the exons ATGGGCAAGAAAGCCATCCGATACGCCGTG GTGGATGCCTTCGCGACCGAGCCGTTCAAGGGCAACCCCGCCGCGGTGTGCCTCCTCCACGACGACAACGCCGCGGACGAGCGGTGGATGCAGTCCGTCGCCACCGAGTTCAACCTCTCGGAGACCGCCTTCCTCGTCCGCGACTTCTCCCGGCCCGCCAGCGCCGCCCCGCTCTTCCACCTCCGATGGTTCACTCCCGTCACCGAG GTCGACCTGTGTGGGCACGCGACGTTGGCCTCCGCCCACTTCCTCTTCACGGCCGTTCTCCCGGAGCATGGCATGATCGAGTTCATGACCAAGTCCGGTATCCTGACTGCGAAGAAAGTTCTTGCGCCAGGGGGCGCAGGCGAGGCCCACGGGAAGCTGTTTATTGAGCTGAATTTCCCCATGATTGATTTCCTGGACTGCAACGAGATGCCGTCGATTCCGGAGACCCTAAACGGCGCACCAGTGGCCAGTGTTCACAAATCGGCGGCCGACGGTGATCTCATT GTGGAACTTTCTTCAGCAAAACAGGTTGCCGACATACTTCCTAACATGGATGAAATTAAAAAGTTGTCATGTGGTGGTATCATGGTTACAGGACCGGCACCTGCTGGGTCTGGTTATGACTTCTTCACACGTTTATTCTGCCCAAAATTTGGGATGGATGAG GACCCTGTTACTGGCAGTATACATTGTGTATTGGGACCCTTTTGGGGTAGAAAGCTTGGGAAGCAAAAACTGACGGCATTTCAA GCATCTCCGAGGGGTGGAACGCTATACCTGGAACTGGATGACGCAAATCGGAGAGTGAAAATCCAAGGAGAAACTGTTACTGTCATGACCGGGACGCTCCTGGCGTAA
- the LOC119275804 gene encoding uncharacterized protein LOC119275804, producing MRLDFQMWKQRLKRGGGIADLPSDFKEKAPTGTAPHLTGSSLRQQTPPIHPSSILAQAREGGDEEEGVRTGLLRRRRPPPQPPAPSAPPATEGDNNSTSKDKKKGEIAKTIRDRLSSSLSSPRSRLSCWTSHPIRRSRRGSGTASDEHGTPVNVPMPVTAKAIRPPSRKAIAAGTRSLIERNDFYSQECNTHK from the exons ATGAGGCTGGACTTTCAGATGTGGAAACAACGCCTGAAAAGGGGAGGCGGAATTGCGGACCTCCCCTCTGATTTCAAGGAGAAGGCGCCCACCGGCACCGCACCGCACCTTACCGGTTCCTCTCTGCGGCAGCAAACTCCTCCCATCCATCCCTCGTCCATCCTGGCTCAG GCGCGAGAGGGTGGAGATGAGGAGGAAGGCGTTCGCACGGGGCTTCTCCGCCGACGGCGTCCTCCGCCGCAGCCGCCCGCTCCCAGCGCGCCGCCGGCCACCGAAGGGGACAATAATAGcacgagcaaggacaagaagaagggcGAGATCGCCAAGACCATCCGAGACAGGCTATCATCGTCTTTGTCTTCCCCCAGAAGCCGCCTCTCCTGCTGGACGAGCCACCCGATCCGGCGGAGCAGGAGGGGGAGCGGCACCGCCAGCGACGAACATGGCACACCGGTGAACGTGCCGATGCCAGTGACGGCGAAGGCAATCAGGCCCCCCTCAAGGAAGGCGATCGCGGCAGGGACCAGATCCCTGATCGAACGCAACGATTTCTACAGCCAAGAATGCAACACGCACAAGTAG
- the LOC119275805 gene encoding rhomboid-like protein 14, mitochondrial, whose protein sequence is MGIGMSSGRQDFAGRTLPLLAVQMLLQYGPAGASRPPLTAALIAANALVYFRPGAIDAHLPRLRHVMFNPHLIIKFGDLRRFFLSAFYHLSEGHFFMNMASLLRTGAKLETSMGSPEFACMVVSLLGLSQGFTLLLSKGLLSLGNDIAYYQYSAGFSGVLLGMNVVLNAREGDVVWHGVTVPAKYAALLELLFIHAFNPEAHLICNVGGILAGLAYLLLRHGPERLAPMFSDIAYAVSQPARFAKKLLRSAAHGRGSSVRHHVAPAQEEVGQGMRWRCITCSCDNSRHADVCEMCSTPHPDHAFSRRRHLQDGGNKELSVEEIRHRRLERFGG, encoded by the exons ATGGGGATCGGCATGAGCAGCGGCCGGCAGGACTTCGCCGGCCGGACGCTGCCGCTGTTGGCTGTGCAGATGCTTCTACAGTACGGCCCGGCCGGCGCAAGCCGCCCGCCCCTGACGGCCGCACTGATCGCCGCCAACGCGCTGGTGTACTTCCGGCCGGGCGCCATCGACGCGCACCTCCCCCGGCTCCGGCACGTCATGTTCAACCCCCACCTCATCATCAAG TTCGGCGACCTGAGACGTTTCTTCCTCTCAGCTTTCTACCACTTGAGTGAAGGTCACTTCTTCATGAACATGGCTTCTCTCTTGCGCACGGGGGCAAAGCTTGAAACATCAATGGGCAGTCCTGAGTTTGCTTGCATGGTGGTTTCCTTGCTTGGCCTTTCTCAGGGCTTCACATTGCTCTTGTCTAAAGGTTTGCTTTCGCTTGGCAACGACATTGCATATTATCAGTATTCTGCTGGATTTAGTGGAGTGCTGCTTGGCATGAATGTTGTGCTGAATGCCCGAGAAGGCGATGTTGTCTGGCATGGGGTGACCGTTCCTGCAAAGTATGCGGCATTGCTTGAACTACTATTCATCCATGCTTTCAATCCGGAGGCACACTTGATTTGCAATGTTGGTGGGATACTTGCTGGCCTGGCCTACCTTTTGCTGAGGCACGGTCCAGAACGGCTCGCTCCTATGTTTTCAGACATTGCATACGCTGTGAGTCAGCCGGCGAGATTTGCTAAGAAACTTCTGAGGTCAGCAGCACATGGTCGGGGGAGCAGTGTCCGGCACCATGTTGCACCGGCGCAAGAAGAGGTTGGGCAAGGTATGCGGTGGAGATGCATAACATGTTCTTGTGACAACTCGCGTCACGCAGATGTCTGCGAGATGTGCAGCACTCCGCACCCGGACCATGCCTTTTCCCGCAGACGGCATCTCCAAGACGGTGGAAACAAGGAGCTCTCAGTCGAGGAGATCCGCCATAGGAGGCTCGAAAGATTTGGAGGATGA